A single genomic interval of Prunus dulcis chromosome 5, ALMONDv2, whole genome shotgun sequence harbors:
- the LOC117627047 gene encoding pentatricopeptide repeat-containing protein At2g01860: MDCAFLGINPILFQESFAGNGNGNGRVSLMARSNSSTRRRLPSNLRYPRRTKLPPDFGINHLLKNTTEPSSQTEFKEAEAEEDGEDIAWEADEIEAISSLFQGRIPQKPGKLDRQRPLPLPLPYKLRPLGLPRPKKHVKMAPICDQVYKNPNALVGLAREIRSLGVDEDVGLILNKWVPFLRKGSLSMTIRELGHMGLPDRALQTFSWAQKQPHLFPDDRLLASAVEVLARNHELKLPFNLDKFTSLASRGVIEAMARGFIKGGSLHLAWKLIFIAKNSGRKLDTSVYAKLILELGKNPDKRRLIGTLLDELGKREDLNLTQQDCTAIMKVCIRLGKFEVVESVYDWFRQSGHDPSVVMYTTLIHSRYSEKKYREALAVVWEMEASNCPFDFPAYRVAIKLFVALNDLPRAVRYISKLKEAGFSPTYDVYRDLIKMYMVSGRLAKCRDVCKEVDIAGFKLDKETMSQLLQLESEKRLSF; encoded by the coding sequence ATGGATTGCGCATTCTTGGGTATAAATCCCATTTTGTTCCAAGAAAGTTTTGCAGGAAATGGGAATGGAAATGGTAGGGTGTCTCTGATGGCGCGTTCTAATTCTAGTACAAGGAGAAGACTTCCCAGCAACCTTCGCTACCCGCGGCGCACCAAACTTCCTCCGGATTTTGGAATCAATCACTTGTTGAAGAACACCACAGAACCATCATCTCAAACGGAATTTAaggaagcagaagcagaagaagatgGCGAAGATATTGCTTGGGAGGCAGATGAGATTGAAGCTATTTCATCACTTTTCCAAGGGAGGATACCCCAAAAGCCTGGAAAGTTGGATAGACAAAGGCCTCTCCCCCTCCCACTTCCTTACAAGCTTCGACCTTTGGGACTTCCTAGGCCGAAGAAACATGTCAAGATGGCACCCATTTGTGACCAAGTCTACAAGAATCCCAATGCGCTTGTTGGTTTAGCAAGGGAAATTAGAAGCCTTGGGGTAGATGAAGATGTGGGACTAATTCTCAACAAGTGGGTTCCCTTTCTTAGAAAAGGGTCTCTCTCCATGACAATTAGGGAATTGGGTCACATGGGTCTCCCTGACAGAGCTCTGCAGACCTTCTCTTGGGCTCAGAAACAGCCTCACCTCTTCCCGGATGACCGGCTTTTGGCTTCCGCTGTTGAGGTCCTGGCAAGAAACCATGAGCTTAAACTGCCATTCAATTTGGACAAATTCACAAGTTTGGCAAGTCGTGGTGTGATTGAGGCAATGGCAAGAGGGTTCATCAAAGGGGGAAGCTTGCATCTTGCTTGGAAGCTTATATTCATAGCTAAGAATAGTGGAAGAAAGTTGGATACGAGCGTATATGCCAAGCTAATACTGGAGCTTGGGAAGAACCCGGATAAGCGCAGGCTTATAGGGACCTTACTGGACGAGCTTGGGAAAAGAGAAGACCTGAATTTAACCCAGCAGGATTGTACTGCTATTATGAAAGTGTGCATTAGGcttggaaaatttgaagttgtGGAGAGTGTTTATGACTGGTTTAGACAATCTGGGCATGATCCAAGTGTTGTTATGTACACAACTCTGATTCATAGCCGCTATTCAGAGAAGAAATACAGGGAGGCCTTGGCTGTGGTTTGGGAAATGGAGGCTTCAAACTGTCCCTTTGATTTTCCAGCTTATCGTGTGGCAATAAAGCTTTTTGTTGCTCTGAATGATCTTCCAAGGGCTGTAAGATATATTTCCAAGCTTAAGGAAGCAGGTTTCTCTCCGACATATGATGTGTACCGGGACTTGATTAAAATGTACATGGTTTCTGGGAGGCTGGCAAAGTGTAGGGATGTATGCAAGGAGGTAGACATAGCAGGATTCAAGTTAGATAAAGAAACAATGTCACAGTTGTTGCAATTAGAAAGTGAGAAAAGGTTAAGTTTTTAA
- the LOC117628293 gene encoding bromodomain-containing protein 9-like: protein MTTMNQQPIKKKKGRPSLLDLQKRALLQQQQNPDFLNRHRRQSTRRNPTPPPSDSLAGDDDDDERAKKKHKPLLGFSPNSAPTLLPSNSGSFGSDSNADGEDPQAGLKISTVHHGSNHMSQEVLKATDSTSIHGSQVESGPTTPLPDKKLLVFILDRLQKKDTRGVFSEPVDPEELPDYHEIIENPMDFGTVRMKLDQGAYSNLEQFEKDAFLICSNAMQYNAPDTIYFRQARSIQELAKKDFDNLRQATDDCEPKPKLARRGRPPGKSMKKSIDGSPLDRVGPQTISETTLASGGENPSLSNAYNLRRPASHNIRSSDVLNRAPNGSFSGETSWLSGWENEFPTSVLRSVQKYGMKQFTVDENRRDTYAQGLASGNEPSMFTGLEGEWKQLVAVGVHFEHGYARSLARFAANLGPVAWKVASEKIGSVLPSGLKFGPGWIGENESSTLQQFSICERGKEKVQCYPASDDHTDRLLPQSTSGSNPVVSHRFSQQSHDNMESRRELSFHNELASLNSGVCGIRPVPPFLVRQSSANHSGKPCSTNTSVPSQILGMVSDGNTIIHQMPIKDSSSNEAKQSEVSSRSKSNNVLGGEASWHGPSIYNKQVSYTFPSDLNVKLGAPGSPGSVVQIGLQQQPDLALQL from the exons ATGACGACGATGAATCAACAACCaatcaaaaagaagaagggtcGTCCTTCTCTATTGGATCTTCAGAAACGCGCTCTccttcaacaacaacaaaaccctgATTTTCTCAACCGCCATCGCCGTCAATCCACTCGCCGGAACCCTACTCCTCCGCCGTCCGATTCCCTCGCCggcgacgacgacgacgatgaGCGCGCAAAGAAGAAGCATAAGCCCCTTCTCGGGTTTAGTCCCAATTCTGCTCCGACATTGTTGCCGTCTAATTCGGGTTCTTTCGGCTCCGATTCGAACGCGGATGGTGAGGATCCACAGGCCGGTCTCAAGATCAGTACCGTCCATCATGGATCTAATCATATG AGCCAGGAGGTTTTGAAAGCGACAGACAGTACTAGTATACATG GGTCGCAGGTGGAGTCTGGTCCCACGACACCTTTGCCAGACAAAAAGTTGTTGGTGTTCATCCTTGATAGGCTTCAAAA AAAGGACACTCGTGGAGTGTTCTCTGAGCCTGTGGATCCAGAAGAG CTTCCTGATTATCATGAAATCATTGAGAACCCGATGGATTTTGGAACTGTGAGGATGAAACTAGATCAGGGAGCTTACTCCAACTTGGAACAGTTTGAG AAAGATGCGTTTTTGATATGTTCAAATGCAATGCAGTATAATGCACCGGATACCATTTACTTCCGACAG GCACGATCTATACAAGAACTCGCAAAAAAGGACTTTGACAATTTGAGGCAAGCCACGGATGATTGTGAGCCCAAACCAAAACTTGCGAGGAGAGGAAGGCCACCTGGCAAGAGCATGAAAAAGTCAATTGATGGGTCTCCACTTGATCGTGTAGGTCCTCAAACTATATCTGAAACAACTCTTGCTTCTGGAGGAGAGAATCCTAGCTTGTCCAACGCTTACAATTTAAGAAGACCTGCTTCACACAACATACGGTCTTCTGATGTGTTAAACAGGGCTCCCAATGGGTCTTTTAGTGGTGAAACAAGTTGGTTGTCTGGATGGGAGAATGAATTTCCAA CTTCGGTATTGAGAAGTGTGCAAAAGTATGGGATGAAACAGTTTACCGTAGATGAGAATAGACGTGACACTTATGCCCAAGGTCTGGCTTCTGGGAATGAACCATCTATGTTCACTGGTCTTGAAGGAGAGTGGAAGCAACTTGTGGCG GTAGGTGTACACTTTGAGCATGGTTATGCAAGGAGTCTAGCTCGATTTGCTGCAAATCTTGGACCTGTTGCTTGGAAGGTTGCTTCAGAGAAAATTGGCAGTGTTTTGCCTAGTGGACTCAAGTTTGGTCCGGGATGGATAGGAGAAAATGAGTCATCAACGTTGCAGCAGTTTTCAATCTGCGAGAGGGGAAAAGAGAAGGTTCAATGCTACCCTGCATCTGATGACCATACAGACAGACTTCTACCTCAAAGTACATCAGGCTCAAATCCCGTTGTTTCACATAGATTTTCGCAGCAAAGCCATGATAACATGGAAAGCAGGAGAGAATTGAGTTTCCACAATGAGTTGGCGTCACTTAACAGTGGTGTTTGTGGGATAAGACCCGTGCCTCCTTTCCTGGTTCGGCAGAGTTCCGCAAATCACTCGG GGAAGCCATGTTCAACCAACACTTCAGTGCCTTCGCAAATACTCGGCATGGTTTCGGACGGCAACACCATCATCCATCAAATGCCGATTAAGGATAGTTCTTCAAATGAAGCCAAACAGTCGGAAGTTTCAAGTAGATCGAAATCTAACAATGTGCTTGGTGGGGAAGCATCTTGGCATGGCCCATCCATATACAATAAACAGGTTTCTTATACATTCCCCTCTGACCTGAACGTCAAACTTGGTGCACCGGGCTCACCTGGTTCGGTTGTTCAAATTGGTTTGCAACAGCAGCCAGATTTAGCTTTGCAGCTTTAA
- the LOC117627003 gene encoding glycosyltransferase family 92 protein RCOM_0530710, with protein sequence MSLHIKELQVLSPPPPSSSSSSRPPSFLSLSLCLQEAMRPTLPALLFFAFASLFLFAFFSLHLSRTTQLIQHFPIAIDNINYAIFHDPQLPVTHRALHVSSIIINHSAISTVSILFPAWELLLVVSPHTPISPADDTYVCLFQNNDTSPVRFSKTLPFSNLTTLTCPMPERVKHLRPFYQPVLARSEEKDARAPGLGSPELIRWNFLVYESFSTENDVVVFVKGLNHRQGVNRPPSEFRCVFGDGDKNSVKTAVTSSTQEVFRCQHPNLTELEDTFHYNEQQQQERRRQDVTKFKISLEIVDGLVVVPSVAYYTRPRPKTRLTTTQTTSSKPDPDHDVCVCTMVYNVAKFLREWVIYHSKIGVDHFILYDNDSDDNLESVVLGLQQEGYNITTLFWVWPKTQEAGFSHSAIYAKHLCKWVLYVDVDEFVFAPYSWAHSPQPSKHMIKSLLPKHNNRKNNNNNVAVGQVSIKCNDFGPSNRTTHPAEGVTQGYTCRRRFEQRHKSMVLLDAVDYSLLNIIHHFEMKKGYRSRKLSMEEGVVNHYKYQAWPEFRTKFRRRVSAYVVDWTQELNPKSKDRTPGLGFEPVEPKGWADMFCEVRDERLKMLTQRWFGSPTSNNGGYRMLWQT encoded by the coding sequence ATGAGCCTTCATATAAAGGAATTGCAGGTGCTCTCGCCGCctccaccttcttcttcttcttcttctcggCCTCCTTCGTTTCTGTCCCTCTCCCTTTGCCTCCAAGAAGCCATGCGCCCTACACTCCCCGCTTTACTCTTCTTCGCCTTCGCCTCCCTCTTCCTCTTcgccttcttctctctccacCTCTCCCGCACCACTCAATTAATCCAACACTTCCCAATCGCCATCGACAACATCAACTACGCAATCTTCCACGACCCTCAGCTTCCCGTCACTCATCGCGCTCTCCACGTCTCCTCCATCATCATCAACCACTCCGCCATCTCCACCGTCTCCATTCTCTTTCCCGCCTGGGAGCTCCTCCTCGTCGTCTCGCCGCACACTCCGATCTCACCCGCCGACGACACCTACGTCTGCCTCTTCCAGAACAACGACACTTCGCCTGTCAGATTCTCCAAAACGCTGCCGTTTTCCAACCTGACGACCCTCACATGTCCGATGCCCGAGAGAGTGAAGCATCTCCGGCCGTTTTATCAGCCGGTGCTGGCAAGGAGCGAGGAGAAGGACGCGCGGGCTCCGGGTCTAGGTTCCCCTGAGCTGATCAGGTGGAACTTCCTCGTCTACGAGTCATTTTCCACCGAAAACGACGTCGTCGTGTTCGTCAAGGGGCTGAACCACCGTCAGGGCGTCAACCGACCTCCGAGCGAGTTCAGGTGCGTGTTTGGCGACGGCGACAAGAACTCCGTGAAAACCGCTGTTACGAGCTCGACACAAGAGGTGTTCAGGTGCCAGCACCCGAACTTAACGGAGTTAGAAGACACCTTCCACTATAAcgagcagcagcagcaggaaCGACGTCGTCAAGATGTGACCAAATTCAAAATCTCACTGGAGATCGTTGACGGACTTGTGGTGGTCCCATCCGTTGCCTATTACACTCGTCCTAGGCCTAAGACTAGACTGACGACCACACAAACGACGTCGTCGAAGCCTGATCCGGATCAcgatgtgtgtgtgtgtacaaTGGTTTACAACGTGGCAAAGTTCCTGAGGGAGTGGGTGATTTACCATTCCAAAATCGGAGTCGACCACTTCATCCTGTACGACAACGACAGCGACGACAACCTGGAGAGTGTCGTTTTGGGGCTGCAGCAGGAGGGCTACAACATAACGACGCTGTTTTGGGTTTGGCCGAAGACCCAAGAAGCCGGCTTCTCACACAGCGCCATATACGCCAAGCATTTGTGCAAGTGGGTGTTGTACGTTGACGTCGACGAGTTTGTGTTCGCGCCATATTCATGGGCTCACTCGCCCCAACCCTCCAAGCACATGATCAAATCTTTGTTACCCAAACACAATAACcggaaaaataataataataatgttgcCGTTGGTCAGGTTTCCATCAAGTGCAACGATTTTGGACCGTCGAATCGGACAACGCACCCGGCTGAAGGCGTGACGCAGGGGTACACTTGCCGGAGGCGGTTCGAGCAGAGGCACAAGTCTATGGTGCTACTGGACGCAGTGGATTATTCGCTGCTGAACATTATACATCATTTTGAGATGAAGAAAGGGTACAGGTCAAGGAAGTTGAGCATGGAGGAGGGGGTGGTGAACCACTACAAGTACCAGGCGTGGCCGGAGTTTCGGACAAAGTTTCGAAGACGGGTGTCTGCGTATGTTGTGGATTGGACGCAGGAGCTGAACCCCAAGTCCAAGGACAGGACACCAGGATTAGGGTTTGAGCCGGTGGAGCCCAAAGGGTGGGCTGACATGTTCTGTGAGGTTAGAGATGAGCGGTTGAAGATGTTGACGCAGAGATGGTTTGGGTCTCCCACGTCCAACAATGGCGGCTACAGAATGTTGTGGCAAACTTGA